From a single Pelmatolapia mariae isolate MD_Pm_ZW linkage group LG20, Pm_UMD_F_2, whole genome shotgun sequence genomic region:
- the esyt1a gene encoding extended synaptotagmin-1, producing MPTADAEPGIGTEPLAPVSENQPQGERAVSVLWSFGKCLGALLPVYLAGYYGFSVSIVLFGLVIYMGWKHGRQEKVMRLKSAMYLLENEREFTTQTVFRAKRDLPPWVNFPDVEKVEWVNKILQQAWPFIGQYLEKLLVEIIAPAIRTSSIHLQTLSFTKVNIGDKALKVAGVKAHTENDKRQVMLDLYLSYAGDVEINVEIKKYFCKAGVKGVQLHGMLRVILEPLIGNIPLVGAVTMFFIRRPKLDINWTGLTNLLDIPGLNAMSDTMIMDAIASHLVLPNRLTIPLVADLHVAQLRSPLPRGVVRIHLLEAEDLTAKDTVIKGLIDGKSDPYAVLRVGTQIFTSHHVDSNLNPQWREMYEVIVHEVPGQELEVEVFDKDPDQDDFLGRVKIDLDIVKKARIVDDWFDLRDVASGSVHLRLEWLSLLSSADRLSEVIAKNQNLTSKMAEPPSAAILAVYLDQAYQLPMRKGNKDPSPMVQISVQDKTKESKTCYGTTSPVWEDAFTFFIKDPHKQNIDIQVKDDDRALSLGSLKIPLARLVGMPELTMDQWFQLENSGSASRIFIKIVLRVLWLSDDASPTTPSPRPTDPGSTSGQGGTTSDQNPSGPGGSTKPQPTRPQHTTPDPEFGTEGVLRIHLVEAQNLIAKDNFMGGMMKGKSDPYVKIRVGGITFRSHTIKENLNPVWNELYEVILTQLPGQEIQFELFDKDIDQDDFLGRFKLSLRDIISAQYTDTWYTLNDVKSGRVHLMLEWLPRVSDLSRLEQILQYQSLQSFQNKVVPSAALVFVYVERAHGLPLKKSGKEPKVGAEIILKNVSYKTKISERSTSPRWDEGFHFLVSDPRSEILTVKLSHSWGQALGSLTLPLKEVLAETDLVLDRWLNLDGALPESQILLRVILKILDTQLAVCRGAVGEAGVDDVIPKWDPSHLDLRHRPGFSMVSDNPNSAGQVKLTIGYSMEENRLFITVHSCRALVARSKDGADPYVSFILLPDKKATTKRKTATKKKDLSPEFNERFDFDLSVEESSQRRLDLSVKNSVSFISRERELIGKLQLDLDQIDLKTGVTQWYDLAAESN from the exons ATGCCAACCGCGGATGCAGAGCCGGGCATCGGCACGGAGCCTCTAGCCCCGGTCTCAGAGAACCAACCCCAGGGTGAACGCGCAGTGAGTGTGCTGTGGTCGTTTGGGAAATGCCTGGGTGCTCTGCTACCAGTGTACCTGGCCGGATATTATGGCTTCAGTGTCAGCATTGTTCTGTTCGGTCTGGTGATCTACATGGGATGGAAACACGGGCGACAAGAGAAAGTGATGAGGCTCAAGTCTGCCATGTACCTCCTGGAGAACGAGAGGGAATTCACCACTCAAACGGTTTTCAGAGCCAAAAGAGATTTGCCTCCCTGG GTCAACTTTCCAGATGTGGAAAAAGTTGAGTGGGTCAATAag ATCCTGCAGCAGGCTTGGCCCTTTATTGGCCAGTATCTGGAGAAGTTACTTGTGGAAATCATTGCTCCTGCCATCCGTACTTCTAGCATTCATCTGCAGACTCTGAGCTTCACCAAGGTTAACATAGGCGACAAG GCGCTGAAGGTGGCTGGCGTAAAGGCTCATACGGAAAATGATAAGAGACAAGTTATGTTGGATTTGTACTTAAG CTATGCCGGTGATGTTGAGATCAATGTTGAAATCAAAAAGTACTTTTGCAAAGCTGGAGTAAAAGGAGTCCAG CTTCACGGGATGCTGCGTGTGATCCTTGAGCCTCTGATTGGAAACATACCGCTGGTTGGAGCTGTCACAATGTTCTTCATTCGCAGGCCT AAACTGGACATCAACTGGACTGGACTTACCAACCTCTTGGATATCCCTGGATTGAA TGCCATGTCGGACACTATGATAATGGATGCAATTGCCTCCCACCTGGTGCTCCCCAATCGTCTCACTATTCCCTTGGTGGCCGACCTGCACGTTGCGCAACTCCGCTCCCCTCTCCCAAGG GGAGTTGTGCGTATTCACCTGCTGGAGGCTGAGGACCTGACCGCCAAGGACACGGTCATCAAGGGCTTAATCGATGGGAAGTCAGACCCATACGCTGTGCTGCGTGTTGGAACCCAgattttcacctctcatcacgTCGACAGCAACCTGAACCCGCAGTGGAGGGAGATGTATGAG gTGATTGTCCATGAAGTACCTGGTCAGGAGTTGGAAGTGGAAGTATTTGACAAAGACCCAGACCAGGATGACTTCCTGGGGAG gGTCAAAATTGATCTTGATATTGTAAAGAAGGCCAGAATTGTGGATGAT TGGTTTGATCTGAGGGACGTCGCATCTGGCAGTGTTCACCTCCGGCTTGAGTGGCTCTCTCTGCTGTCCTCTGCTGACAGACTGAGTGAG GTGATTGCGAAGAACCAGAATTTGACCAGTAAGATGGCTGAACCTCCGTCTGCTGCCATCCTAGCTGTCTATCTTGATCAGGCTTATCAGCTGCCT ATGAGAAAAGGTAATAAGGACCCAAGCCCGATGGTACAGATTTCTGTTCAGGATAAAACTAAAGAGAGCAAG ACTTGCTACGGTACAACCAGCCCAGTGTGGGAAGATGCTTTTACCTTCTTCATTAAGGATCCTCACAAACAAAATATCGACATTCAG GTAAAAGATGACGACCGAGCTCTGTCCTTGGGCAGTCTAAAAATCCCTCTGGCCCGTCTTGTGGGGATGCCCGAGCTCACCATGGATCAGTGGTTCCAGTTGGAGAATTCGGGTTCAGCCAGCCGCATCTTCATCAAAATTGTTCTGAGG GTTTTGTGGCTAAGTGACGATGCCAGTCCTACAACTCCTTCTCCTCGCCCCACAGACCCTGGGTCTACATCAGGTCAGGGGGGAACTACATCAGACCAGAACCCTTCAGGACCCGGTGGGTCGACTAAACCTCAGCCAACACGACCACAGCACACCACCCCCGATCCAGAGTTTGGAACTGAG GGAGTGTTGCGAATCCATCTGGTGGAGGCCCAAAACCTGATTGCCAAGGACAACTTTATGGGTGGCATGATGAAGGGGAAGAGCGACCCCTACGTCAAGATTCGTGTCGGTGGTATAACCTTCCGCAGCCACACCATCAAAGAGAACCTCAACCCTGTCTGGAACGAACTCTATGAG gtTATTTTGACCCAGCTTCCAGGTCAAGAAATCCAGTTTGAGTTGTTTGATAAGGACATTGATCAGGATGACTTCCTGGGAAG GTTCAAACTTAGCCTACGAGACATCATCAGCGCACAATACACCGATACG TGGTACACTCTAAATGATGTGAAGTCTGGTCGAGTTCACCTAATGCTGGAGTGGCTGCCGAGGGTCTCTGACCTATCCAGACTGGAGCAG ATCCTGCAGTACCAGTCCCTGCAGTCTTTCCAAAACAAGGTGGTGCCGTCAGCTGCTCtggtgtttgtgtatgtggaGCGTGCCCACGGCCTTCCG CTGAAGAAGAGTGGAAAGGAGCCAAAAGTTGGAGCTGAGATTATCCTTAAAAATGTTTCATACAAAACCAAG aTCTCTGAGCGATCCACGTCCCCTCGATGGGATGAAGGCTTTCACTTTTTGGTTAGTGACCCCAGAAGTGAAATACTCACAGTCAAG CTTTCCCACAGCTGGGGCCAGGCTCTCGGCTCTTTGACGCTTCCTCTGAAGGAGGTGCTGGCTGAGACAGACTTGGTTCTGGACCGCTGGCTCAATCTGGATGGAGCGCTGCCAGAGAGCCAGATACTGTTGAGGGTCATACTTAAG ATCCTGGACACTCAGCTGGCAGTGTGTCGTGGGGCTGTAGGGGAGGCAGGTGTCGATGACGTCATCCCTAAATGGGATCCTTCTCATCTGGACCTCAGACACAGACCTGGATTCTCCAT GGTGAGTGACAACCCAAACTCAGCAGGACAGGTGAAGCTTACCATCGGTTACTCCATGGAGGAAAACCGGCTTTTCATCACTGTTCACTCCTGCAG AGCATTGGTAGCGCGTTCCAAGGATGGTGCAGACCCGTATGTTTCCTTCATCCTGTTGCCTGACAAGAAGGCCACCACCAAGAGGAAAACTGCGACCAAGAAGAAAGACCTCAGCCCAGAATTTAATGAGAG GTTTGACTTTGACTTATCAGTCGAGGAATCCTCTCAGAGAAGACTGGACCTGTCTGTGAAGAACAGTGTCTCTTTCATCAGCCGAGAGAGGGAGCTTATCGGCAAG TTGCAGCTGGACCTGGACCAAATTGACCTCAAGACGGGTGTCACACAGTG gtaCGACTTGGCAGCAGAGAGCAACTAG